The DNA segment GGTTGTATTGATAAAAATGCCTTCAACTCGGCCTATTGTCCGCATATCTTAGAAGCCTTGAAAGTAAACACCAATCTACCTTGCTGAGGATCATATCTAGCTACGTCTCGGCTAGGTTACTGCTATATGACACAGGAGAAGAACCTAAAAATATAATGTGACAGGCGGAATACCACAAGGATTAGAAATAGctactgtaaaattttttaatcacgGTGTTTTACGCCTTCCACTGCTCAAAAAAATACAGCTAATCTGGTACGCTGACGATATGGCAGTAACAGTagtggcaaaagaaataaacCAGATAGAACACTTATGCAATCACGCGGTTATAAGAATCAAAAAATGGCTTCCAAAAGCAAAGCTTCAGTTGGCAGCCCAAAAAAACCAAGCCGTGTAATAACGAGGAGAAAAGGCTAGAGGCGGCTACGCTCAATATCAATAGATACAATATCCCAACTTAACATTCGATGAAATAATGTAGCGTGATTATTGACGCGAGATTAAATTATCGGATCCACATTGAAAAAGCAGAAGTGACGACTGCACTAACGAGAATCATGGCCAACATAGATTGACCTAGTCAGAGTAGACGCGCTCTCCTGACAAAAATTAGCCAGTCAGTACCAATGTACGCCTCAACTATGTATATGAAACAGTGCGCTTTCCGGACTGAAGCAACAGGAATTATTTTAGATATCATGCCTCCAGACAATATGGCAATGGAGCTCAAAAGAATTTACGACAAAACAAAAAGCACTGCCAGACGACTTAAGAAACAAGAGAGGAAGCCAGAAGAACAATCTGGCCTTAATGAGTGACAGGGCGCTCGATATCTCTGTCTACTATTACCGCTGTTAATCATTACAAAACAACTCTTTAGAAGTGCCTTTGACGCTATTCTGACGGGGACCTTATCCCTCGTGATGGTCGACTTCAACACCGCTTGAATTCAACACAAGAAAATCTTACTTGTTAGGAAATTTTTACTACCATTACCCTAACTGTTTAAAATCTGGATAATCACTTAGTTTTCTGTATAAACattcgaaagaaaggttttgcaaaagatttatggttcatTGCGCATCGGACACGGATAGTACCACAGTCGGTGGAACAATGAGCTTTACGAGATATAAggcgccattgacatagttcagagaattaagagacagcggctactgTGGCTAGGTCTTGTTGTcgggatggaagagaacactgcAGCTTCGAATGTTTTcccgcgctgttgttaactcggctataaccgggTAAGCGATGGCAACGATAGTGAAGACAAATACTCTACCCTCTAAGAATACCGAATTGTTACCAAAAATAGGTGAACcagtttcttcaaaaaaaaaaaaacacaaatctacaatttttcgatttttatatgACCTCATAGTTTTCGGTGTAAAAAGGTTTCACAAACAATACGATCTCTCACCCCTGTGCCCAGCAATCAGTTTTATAACTCAACATTTTATCGGCGTTTGGTCCGCGCTTCAGTTGCGACAAGAAACTGTGCTGCACGCAGTCGTTGTGAGTGCGCGCCCCACAGGCACACGGCCGCAAGCAAGTATTCATCTGGTCCAAAATGTCCGCCTCATTAGTACACTTTGCGACATACTCCTTGCGGGGGCACGAATAAATAACCCAGTTGGGATGTGCCGGAAGATAGTCCTTTTTCTCGCTGATGTACTGCTCCGCCAACTTCTGGCAAAAGTCCCTATCTTCCGATACCAATTgcaaatgtttattatatttcgcCTCCTCTTCAGCTTGTATGCGCACATTTTCGGCCAATTGCCGTTCCAGCTCTTCACGCATTTTCCGCTGTTCCGCCATAATTTCCGCCCTTGTCTTTTCCGAACGCACAAAGCGATTTTCAATGATCTTGTTTTCACGCAGTTCCTGCGCCTCACGCAAGCGTCGCTCGTACTCTTCACACCGCTGACGCCGCAATTCAGCATAGTAGAGCGCTGCCAGATCCGCCTTGCGTGCGAGTTCTGCTTTCACTTTGACGCAATCGTCAACGTGTTTCAAATCGTCGATGCGTGCGCTGCGTGCCGCTGCGGCTTCCTCTTGCAATTTGTGCATGCGTCGCGCATAGTCAATGAAATCCATCGTCGCTTTGTAGACGGCGCGCTTTCGCTGCTCGAGCGCCGCGTTGTTATGTTGCTCCTCGCATGCTATCTCCCGCATGAGCGCACGATGCTCGGCCATACGCTCGCGCTCTTCGGCCTTGCGTTCGGCCGTTTTCTCGGCCATCATATCCAGTAGGTCTTTACGATAAGCGAGCGTTTGCGGCGTTGTGCGCGGCAATTCGAGTTTCTCCAAGCGTATTTCTTCCAAAACTTTGTTCAAGCGCTCGGCTTCTATGCGCTTTTGCTCAAGTTCTTCCTCCCGCTGACGCTTGTGTTCGGCGACCTGTTTGTCCAATATGTTACTTGTGTGGCGTTGCATGCATTTTATCAAGTTCCTTTCACTTTCGAGCAGTTTTTCCTGATGCTGCTCATTGGCTACGAACACTTTGTGCCAGTACTTATCATTCAGATTTTCACGCACGAAGGCGCGTTGCTTCTCCGTGATTTGCTCCAGCTGAGTTTCTTTAACTTGCATGGTCTCTTTGCGATTCAGTGCGGCGCGTATCTCAAAACAATCCTCCAGTTGCCGTTGTATCCGCATATGTTCTAAGAATTCTTGATGATGTCGATCGCGCTCTTCTTTGATTTTCAGCAAAGCATCCTTGCGCTTTTTAATATCTTCGTCGATGCGCGATTTAACCTTAATGGAAAACTCTTCCTGATAGACGTGATCTTCGTGTTCCAGCTGCAAGTGCAGACGCTTGCGTCGTTGCTCCAGTTCCTTCTTTGCCGTATTTTGCGCCTTCTGCACAAGATCCTTGATTTGCATGTAGACACTCTTGCGCTCCGAATTGTTCATGAACTggagcatgaaaatatcatgtGCGGTCAGCATTTTTCAACTTGTGCTTGTGGCTCAACACAGGGGCGAGTGAccagtatatatacaaaaaacttaaaataattgtataaaagtcTTTATAAAAGTTTTAGCGTAAAAAggctaataaaaataatttttcctaacgtcaaattattattttgacaattgagaaaaaaatgtggTGAGGAAAGGTGATTAGTTTTCATGTttagttttagaaaattttcgaatttttaggGCAAGTTGGTTTGTGTGTGGGTTCAAAACCCGATTTCgggattttttataaatttttatttggcttGAGCATAATTAAAGTGCATTTAATAAAACCACGATCTCTTACCAATTCAAAATGGAAATATAGGGAGTCTGATATCCGGCTGAATATAAAACattattgaaagtttttaagaTTGTTACTAAGTcggcattaaaaaaatagtataaaataagaaaaattcgAAACTACTGAAACTAGATTCCATTAGTTACGTTAATGCTCTTTATAATACTTTCAGTTGATCAGAGAATACTTAAGAAAGATCAAAAGTGATAAAGTCGGGCCAAGAAAGGCATCACGTGGTCCAAAATGTTGGCAAAGTAGCCACGAAAGCTAAGTAGCGTTTTCAGTTTACATCTACCAGCTCTATGAAAAATCCCAAGCGCAAGTACCAGAATGCGGCTACACAGCTCTGCTGAACGAGAACAGAAATATATGATAGATGAAGCTAGTATAATCTACTTCTAGCTACTATGATACCCAAATATAAAAGAGCAAAACCAGAGCTTACATTTATGACACGACATTTTTACTACTTCTTTTACTTCACAATTCGACTGATCAAGAAATATGTTACATATAGAAATAACGAAGCACTATTTTCAGTAACAAATACTTAACCAAACAAATAGGCAATGAAAAGAACGCAGTTAACCGAAGAGTAACAGATAGTTTTCAAAACTAGTTCGCAAATTAGAGCAAAAAAGCAATAAGTGAGAGCGAGAAAGATAATTACACCGACGTGTAGTGAAAAAGGAGAAATAGTTACTTTTATCGCGGGCCTAGAATAAAAGTAACCGATCGGATAACGAATGCATTAATTGCTGATAACCTATCGGTAACCATTTAGCTAACTTTTACCCGTCTTATAGGCTAACTTCTGTGTCCAAAGCGCACATTTGCAATATCTAAACGCAAAACAAGGTTGGAAAATTACACTATGCGCCTTATTAGTAATTGCACGCCAACTTCTAATCACCCAAATCTGAATGATCGAAATATGTCAAGGCATTTCTAAGCAAATAAATGCGTTGACGTCcgtcctttttaaattttataccaaCATGTGTCCTTCGTTCAATAACCACTGGCATGCTTGTGGCCAGCGCGTTACGCAACGAGATGAAAACGAACGCTTGATTTGTAGAAAGCAGCAGAAAATCAAAGTTACTGACAGCGACTCAAAGTcaaagtcaaatttcgtgatgagTTTCGGCTAACGAGCCATTTGCCTTGCAGCCAATAGAGGGACAATTTCAGATGCCGCTGATTGTTGTGAATTGACATTTGGCGAGAGTTCTATTGTTGCAGAGCGGATGAGTAAATGAAAATAAGTATAATGCCACCAGCGAAGCTACAAGTTGGCACAATACATATTTGAACTGTCAATAGAACGAAAGTTTGTGCGCCAAATCGTGTTTTACATGGGCTAATTACTTCGAGGAATAcgcatattatatatgtatgcatgcatatgtcatattattttgaaaaatacaatttttcagtaaaaaattacaaacaaatacattttaaactatttaagataaataaaaaaatactctgATCTTTCCTGCAGTGCtctactatatatacatatctatatatcgtcacctaaaaaaaattaaaaatcattgtcagatataataaccaatatataaccattttatacccaaaactcaaattttgtttcaacatgagtgtatgataaccaatatataaccatttgatACAGAAAGCCAAATTTATATCCAAAccactcaaattttgtttcaacatgagtgtatgataaccaatatataaccattttatacccaatacttaaattttgtttcaacatgagtgtatgataaccaatatataaccattttatacccaatacttaaattttgttttcaacatgagtgtatgataaccaatatataaccatttgatACCcaatacttaaattttgtttcaacatgagtgtatgataaccaatatataaccatttgatacccaataattaaattttgtttcaacatgagtgaatgataaccaatatataaccatttgatACCCAATACtcaaatttggtttcaacatgagtgtatgataaccaatatataaccatttgatACCcaatacttaaattttgtttcaacatgagtgtatgataaccaatatataaccattttatacccaatacttaaattttgtttcaacatgagtgtatgataaccaatatataaccatttgatACCGaatactcaaattttgtttcaacatgagtgtatgataaccaatatataaccatttgatactcaaaactcaaattttgttacaatattagtggtttctattatatcgtttttcctccaactattaggtgacgatatggaAGTTTATCTTTTTTGTAAACACTcttatttttaacagtttttattagttttgcgtCCCTGACAGCGTAACGGCGAGATTCTGAAAGATTCCTGCTGTTATTTACCATTTCTAGCGGCTGCTATGCGACTCTCAAATGGTTTACAACTAATATACTGACATTTGGTGGCCTCACACTTAGGTAGAACTAGTCATGAATGGACTCTCAaggatatgtaaacaaaactgCTACCACAAGCGAACTGAGTTGAATTGAGTTCTGGAGTCACATAAAGTTTACCGCCAACGAAAGAAAATGGAGCGAGTTCAACcgacaaaataaattatttttattaaagattcCATAATTTCTGAACCTTTGAAAAGTTCAGCCTTAGTTGTAAAATTACTTTAATCAAACTATAGAAACTAATTGGAATTGGAACTGAAGTGCCTGAGAGAGATACgttaaaaccaaaatatttttataaattttatatacactataattttgatttacccttagttttctgaaaaaagtttttagttACTAGTCGTTTAACTTGacattttaaagtatattaCTTAAGAGTGCTGTTCGTACATTGCAAATATAATTGtagcattttatataaaaatttaattaaggaaaaatgaaaaaatctctTCGAATTTGGAAAATCGTGTCATTGTGTTAAGGTCTactagtctggtaacttatgcctatt comes from the Bactrocera neohumeralis isolate Rockhampton chromosome 2, APGP_CSIRO_Bneo_wtdbg2-racon-allhic-juicebox.fasta_v2, whole genome shotgun sequence genome and includes:
- the LOC126752188 gene encoding calponin homology domain-containing protein DDB_G0272472-like, whose product is MLTAHDIFMLQFMNNSERKSVYMQIKDLVQKAQNTAKKELEQRRKRLHLQLEHEDHVYQEEFSIKVKSRIDEDIKKRKDALLKIKEERDRHHQEFLEHMRIQRQLEDCFEIRAALNRKETMQVKETQLEQITEKQRAFVRENLNDKYWHKVFVANEQHQEKLLESERNLIKCMQRHTSNILDKQVAEHKRQREEELEQKRIEAERLNKVLEEIRLEKLELPRTTPQTLAYRKDLLDMMAEKTAERKAEERERMAEHRALMREIACEEQHNNAALEQRKRAVYKATMDFIDYARRMHKLQEEAAAARSARIDDLKHVDDCVKVKAELARKADLAALYYAELRRQRCEEYERRLREAQELRENKIIENRFVRSEKTRAEIMAEQRKMREELERQLAENVRIQAEEEAKYNKHLQLVSEDRDFCQKLAEQYISEKKDYLPAHPNWVIYSCPRKEYVAKCTNEADILDQMNTCLRPCACGARTHNDCVQHSFLSQLKRGPNADKMLSYKTDCWAQG